In Candidatus Syntrophosphaera sp., the genomic stretch GCGCATCCACGCCTTCGATGATACCCTGCAACAGGGCCAGCGCCATCAAAGGCCACCAACGCGCCGCGTTGATGTAGCCGGATAGCACTCCCGCGGCCAGCAAACCCGCCTGCAGCATGAATAAAGTTTGGGTGATGAGCATGGCGCGATGGCGGTTCCAGCTGTCCGACCAAGCTCCGGCAAAGGGACTGATGAACAGCGAGGGGATCATGCTAAGAAAGCTCACCACACCCAGCAGGAAAGCGGAATTGGTAAGCCGGTAGACAAACCAGCTCATGGTGGTGCGCTGCACCCAGGTGCCGATCAGGGAAACGCCCTGGCCCATGAAGAACAGGCGGTAATTGCGCACCTGCAGAGAGATGAAGAGGTCCCTGAGCCTAAACATACGAGCCTCCGGAACTCTGTACCGCCAGCTTGGCCAAGCCCGGTCGCGTGTCTGTCATCATCAGCTTGTCGGGCATCGGCGCTGTCAATCCTGCTTTTCCGGTTCAATGGCCGGACCGGTCGGGGATTCTATTTTTTCGCTGTGCTCGAAGCGCAGCTCTTTGGCTTTTTCATATTTCTTCTGGACCAAGTCCCTGTCCTCATCTCCGACCTCTGCGAGGATGAATTCAAAGATCTCCTCCGTGCCCAGGGTTTCCTTCTCAAACAGCTCAGCGGCCAGTTTTTCCAGCAGATCACGCTGGGCGCGAAGGATATCCAGCGCCTTATGGTAGGCCCTGGTGATGAAGGCCCGGATCTCGCTGTCGATCAGTTGGGCAGTCTCGTTGCTATGCGTGTCACGCCCGATAAGTTCTTTGCCCAGATACACTTCGCCTTGCTCTTTGCCTATGGTCATGGGTCCGAAAGCGTCGCTCATGCCCCAGGTGCAGACCATCTTTTTGGCTATCTCCGTAACCCGCTCCAGATCATTGCCCGCGCCGGTTGTCAGTTCGCCAAAGATGATCTCTTCAGCGGCGCGTCCTCCCAAAAGCTCGACCATGATCTGTTCCAGATAGCTTCTGGAATACCCGGTCTTGTCCGTGAGCAGGAAATGCGTGGCGCCGGCCGTGAAGCCGCGCGGGATGATCGAAACCTTATGCACCGGCTCGGTCTTGTCTTGGAAGATCGAGGCCAAAACGTGTCCGATCTCATGGTAGGAGGTCAGCTTTTTGTCCTCTTCAGGAATCACCCGGCTCTTCTTTTCCTTGCCCAGGATCAGTTTGTCCTTGGCCTCCTCAAAGTCGCTCATGTTGATGCTTTGCTTGCCATACCGGGCAGCGATCAGGGCGGCTTCGTTAACGATGTTGGCCAGGTCGGCTCCGCTGAATCCCGGTGTGCCGCGCGCGATCAACTCCAGATGCACGTCATCGGCCAGAGGCACCTTGGCGGAATGCACTTTCAGGATCTCCGTGCGTCCTTTGATATCGGGCAGATCGACCGTCACCTGGCGGTCGAAGCGGCCCGGGCGCAGCAATGCGGGATCCAGGATGTCCGGACGGTTGGTGGCGGCAATGATGATCACCGCTTCGTTGGGTTCAAAACCGTCCATCTCCACCAGAAGCTGGTTCAGTGTCTGCTCGCGTTCGTCGTGCCCGCCGCCCAGACCTGTGCCGCGATGCCTGCCCACGGCGTCGATCTCGTCGATGAAGGTAATGCAGGGCGAATTTTTCTTGGCCTGTTCAAACAGGTCGCGCACCCGCGCCGCGCCCACACCCACGAACATCTCCACAAAGTCCGAGCCGCTGATGCTGTAGAAAGGGACCTTGGCCTCGCCAGAAACCGCTTTAGCCAGCAGGGTCTTGCCGGTCCCGGGACGTCCCACGAGCAGTACGCCGCGCGGGATGCGGCCTCCGAGGCGCTGGAATTTCTTGGGGTCTTTGAGGAATTCCACGATCTCCTGCAATTCCTCCTTGGCTTCATCCACTCCAGCCACATCCTTGAAAGTGATCGTGCTCCGGCTGGCTTCATGCATGCGGGCCTTGCTCTTACCGAAGCTGAAGGCCTTGGAATTCTGGTTGCTCATGCCGCGCATGATGAAAAACCAAAAGGCGATCAGCAGTATGAAAGGTATCATATAGGAAAGCGCGCCCAGCCAGCGTGAGGGCTTTTTTGTGAGCACTTTAACGTCTTTTTCCAAAAGCTGTTTCACCAGCTCCGGATCGTCCACGGGAGGCAGCATGGTGTGGAACTTCGCGTCCGCGGAACTGGTGTAGAGAATGTCCCGTTCCGTGAATTCCACTTCCTTGATCTCCCCGGCGTTGAGCTGCGCCACAAATTCCGAATAGCTGGCCTCAGTGATCTGCTCGCGCCCGCTGAACCAGGTGTAGAAAAAGAGCATGCCCAGCATCACCATGACGATGATGAAGGTATAGGAAACAGGCGTTTTGGCCGGTCGGATCATTCCCGGAGGCGGATTTCCACCGGCGCCGGGACGGTTCGTGGCTGGCGGCTTGGTTTCCCCGGTTGGGTGATCCTTGCCTTTGGGCTTTCTTCGTTTCACCAGATAGATGCGCACCGCGCTGAACACCGTGATCAGGACCAGCGCTCCCACAAACCATTTCAGCATGGTGGCAAATTCGCTGATCACCTCTCCGGCCTTTTCCACCTCCGCGGGTGTTTCAGCCTGGCTTTGTTCCGCTGCTGGAACCATTGTGCTGTCCGCCGCGTAGGCAAAACCAATGGCCAGCAGCGCGAGTGTCAAGATGATATATTTCATAAATACAGTTCTTCCTTCAGGATGCCGATATAAGGCAGGTTGCGGTATTTTTCGTTGAAATCCAGCCCATAGCCCACCACAAATTCGTTTCCGATCTCGAAGCCCACATAGTCGAATCCGACCTCCAGCTTGTGGGCTTTGGGTTTGTCCAGCATCACGCAGGTCCGCAGGCTCGCGGGCGCGTGCTTTAAAATGTAGTCCTTGATGTATTGCAGGGAGAGCCCGGAATCGACGATGTCTTCGACGATGATCACGTCCCTGCCGCTGATGTCGATGTCGATATCCTTGCGGATCTTGACCACTCCTGAGCTCGAGGTTTGCGATCCATAGCTGGAGATGGCCAGGAAATCCAGTTCCACCGGGATGGTGATGGCGCGGCAAAGATCGGCCAGAAAGACGAATCCGCCCTTGAGGATGCCGATCAGCACGGGGGTTTTGTCTTTGTAGTCTGATACTATCTGCGATCCGATCTCCCGCACCCGGGTTTGGATCTGGTATTCGTCAAAAAGGACCGCGGACAGGTCACAATTCATCCGGTTCATTGGTTTCTCCTGTTCTCTTGCTGCGGTTGGCTGCCCGCATGGGTTTTTCGTGCACGCGCTCCGCGCTGATATAGAGAAAGCGCGTGGTGCCCGGTTCGATGGCCGCGCGCGCGTCCGGCCTGTGTCCCGCGATCCAGAATATCTTGGCGCCGTCATCAAATATGGGAACGTGGTCGCGCTCGAATTTGGGCACTTTGCTGTTGATGAAAAAATCCTTCAGTTTCTGCTGCTGCGTCATGCCCAAAGGCATGAAGCGGTCGCCGGGACTGCGACTCCTGATCTTGAAGGGAAAGCTTATCTTGTCGGCGTCCAGATAAACGTTGAAGCGGTCTTCGTGCCTCTGCGCGGGCAACACCTTCAGGATCTTGAAGCTGAAGCGGAATTCGCCGTAAACCGCGCGGCTGCGGTCTTCCTCGACGCTGTAGGGTTCCGGGACCTCGCGCGGGGGCTGGCTTTCCGCGATGATCAGCTCGTCATACTGTTTGCGCGCCGTCACTCCATTGTTCAGCAGGATGTATTTGGAGCCCGCGGAATCCATCAGGCCGCGCAGCTCCTCAAAATTGTGCAGGAAGAAATCACGCTCGGTGCCGGCGATGGAAACCAGAGCTTCCCTCAAAACGTAGTATTGCTCCAGCCTGCCGTAGCGCCGCAAAACCGGCAGGGAAAGGACCACGCGCTCCGGGGACTGTTCCAGCGCGGCTTTCCTGAGCAGGGGTTTTACTTTCTGACGCACCATGAGCTCCGCTTCCTCAAAGATCTGCGCCTGCAGGCCGATCTTTTCGCCCACGGCGGGGTTGACCTCTTTGGCCAAAAGCGGGATCAGGGTGTGCCGCACCCAGTTGCGCCGGAAACTCAGGTCCTGGTTGCTGGCGTCTTCCCGCCAGGAGATCTTTTCATGCTGCAGCAGGTCGATTAGCTCGCTTTTATTGAAGCAAAGCAGGGGATGCAGGATGTTGCCGCTGCGCGGTTTGATCCCCGCCATCCCGTTCAGGCCGGCGCCCCGGAACAGGTTCATCAGCATCGTTTCGGTCTGGTCATTGTTGTGGTGGCCGGTCACGATGAAATCGAAGCGGTAAAGCTCCAGGATCTGCTGGAAAACCTCAAAGCGCTTTTTCCGGGCCTGATTCTCCAGGTCGGTCCCGCTCTCCAGCCGCACCTTGCGCACGATCACCGGAACGTTGAGCTGCTGGCAATGCTCCTTCACCAATTCCGCGTCGGCCTCGCTTTCCGCGCCGCGCAGCTGATGGTCGACGTGCACCGCCAGCAAGGTGACATGCATCAGCGAACGCAGCCGCGAGAAAAGATACAGCAGGGCCACCGAGTCCGCGCCGCCTGAACAGCAGATCAGCAGCTTGGCCCCGGCGGGGAACAGCTTCTTTTCATGCACATAACCGTGCAGCCTGGATAACGCTTGGTCCAGCTTTTGCATATCCGCTCCTTGGTGAATTTTACCAGAAAGTAAGCTTTTT encodes the following:
- a CDS encoding MFS transporter codes for the protein MFRLRDLFISLQVRNYRLFFMGQGVSLIGTWVQRTTMSWFVYRLTNSAFLLGVVSFLSMIPSLFISPFAGAWSDSWNRHRAMLITQTLFMLQAGLLAAGVLSGYINAARWWPLMALALLQGIIEGVDA
- the ftsH gene encoding ATP-dependent zinc metalloprotease FtsH, whose amino-acid sequence is MLKWFVGALVLITVFSAVRIYLVKRRKPKGKDHPTGETKPPATNRPGAGGNPPPGMIRPAKTPVSYTFIIVMVMLGMLFFYTWFSGREQITEASYSEFVAQLNAGEIKEVEFTERDILYTSSADAKFHTMLPPVDDPELVKQLLEKDVKVLTKKPSRWLGALSYMIPFILLIAFWFFIMRGMSNQNSKAFSFGKSKARMHEASRSTITFKDVAGVDEAKEELQEIVEFLKDPKKFQRLGGRIPRGVLLVGRPGTGKTLLAKAVSGEAKVPFYSISGSDFVEMFVGVGAARVRDLFEQAKKNSPCITFIDEIDAVGRHRGTGLGGGHDEREQTLNQLLVEMDGFEPNEAVIIIAATNRPDILDPALLRPGRFDRQVTVDLPDIKGRTEILKVHSAKVPLADDVHLELIARGTPGFSGADLANIVNEAALIAARYGKQSINMSDFEEAKDKLILGKEKKSRVIPEEDKKLTSYHEIGHVLASIFQDKTEPVHKVSIIPRGFTAGATHFLLTDKTGYSRSYLEQIMVELLGGRAAEEIIFGELTTGAGNDLERVTEIAKKMVCTWGMSDAFGPMTIGKEQGEVYLGKELIGRDTHSNETAQLIDSEIRAFITRAYHKALDILRAQRDLLEKLAAELFEKETLGTEEIFEFILAEVGDEDRDLVQKKYEKAKELRFEHSEKIESPTGPAIEPEKQD
- the hpt gene encoding hypoxanthine phosphoribosyltransferase, producing the protein MNRMNCDLSAVLFDEYQIQTRVREIGSQIVSDYKDKTPVLIGILKGGFVFLADLCRAITIPVELDFLAISSYGSQTSSSGVVKIRKDIDIDISGRDVIIVEDIVDSGLSLQYIKDYILKHAPASLRTCVMLDKPKAHKLEVGFDYVGFEIGNEFVVGYGLDFNEKYRNLPYIGILKEELYL
- the tilS gene encoding tRNA lysidine(34) synthetase TilS → MQKLDQALSRLHGYVHEKKLFPAGAKLLICCSGGADSVALLYLFSRLRSLMHVTLLAVHVDHQLRGAESEADAELVKEHCQQLNVPVIVRKVRLESGTDLENQARKKRFEVFQQILELYRFDFIVTGHHNNDQTETMLMNLFRGAGLNGMAGIKPRSGNILHPLLCFNKSELIDLLQHEKISWREDASNQDLSFRRNWVRHTLIPLLAKEVNPAVGEKIGLQAQIFEEAELMVRQKVKPLLRKAALEQSPERVVLSLPVLRRYGRLEQYYVLREALVSIAGTERDFFLHNFEELRGLMDSAGSKYILLNNGVTARKQYDELIIAESQPPREVPEPYSVEEDRSRAVYGEFRFSFKILKVLPAQRHEDRFNVYLDADKISFPFKIRSRSPGDRFMPLGMTQQQKLKDFFINSKVPKFERDHVPIFDDGAKIFWIAGHRPDARAAIEPGTTRFLYISAERVHEKPMRAANRSKRTGETNEPDEL